CTGGGCTCTCTCCCACCCCAGCTTTATCAGCCTCTTCGCCTGCGGGTGGCCTTGATTGGCTTGGAGGTGTGGAGCCACAAGGACAAAATTGTGGTCAGTCCCAACCCGGAGGTGACGCTGGACAACTTCCTCCACTGGcgagaggcagagctgctgcggAGGAAGCCACACGACAATGCCCAGCTGATCACGTAAGAATAGGGTGCCACCACCTGGCCACCCTTGCAACCCTGCTGCCACCCAGGCCACGTGGCCATGATGGCATCTCAATCCCACAGGGGCATAGACTTCCATGGCACGACTGTAGGGCTCGCCAAGAAGCTCGTGATGTGTACCAGGGACTCGGGCGGTGTCAACCAGGTGGGTCCCACTGCCCAGGCATGCACTGGGAGGGCAGCGGCAGTCCCACAGTCTGCGCTCACTGCATTATATTGTCCAGAGCAGGTCTCTCCTCCGCTGGtctccagcttttcctccacAGCCTTAGGGCTGGATCTGGTCCCTGACATCTCCAGCCCTTGAGTCACTGACCCCCAGAGAAGTGTTGGGGCCGCAGGAGGGGAAGGTTAGCTGTGGAAGCCCAGCTGGGTGCTGGTGGAGGGTTCTGATACACCTGAGCCCTGAAGAGCCTCCCAGGCTAGTTCTGTGGACACAAGGCTTCTCCCACCACCTGTCAGGTGGCTGGGACTTGGTTTGGAATTGCTCCTTGGCCATCCTGGCTGTTCTTCtcatccctccccagggagggCATCCTTTGCTGAAGGGGGACCCATGGCTATCCAGAACCACCACAAAGCATTGTTTCAGGGTAGCTGCTATATCTAAGCACACTCACACCCCTGAGAGGGACCATTCTGGAGTTCCTCAGGGGGCCATGGGGCCAAGTCCAGCTTTTGTCTTCCTTTACCTCAGCATGGCAGCATTAGGGAATGAATAGTAGACAGCAGTGAGACCTGGCCCTTGGTGGGCCCCATGGAAATGCTGTGGAGAGCATTTGAACCATGCTGCACTTCTTGTGCCACAGGACCACAGCATGAATCCTTTTGGTGCTGCATCCACCATGGCCCACGAGATGGGGCACAACCTGGGGATGTCTCATGATGAAGATATTGCTGGCTGCCAGTGTCCTGTCCCCAAGGATGATGGAGGATGTGTCATGGCGGCAAGTGTTGGGTGAGTGAACGAAAAAAGGGGAACACCTCTGGGCAGCAAATATCTTGAGGTGCCCTCCAGCATTGTCCTGATGGGGTGAAGCCTGTTAGATGGTCAGGTCTGGGAAGACATTTCACTTGAAGCTGCACTTCAAAGGTCTGTTGGTGGCCCTCCAGCTTCTCCTTGGGATGGTGGGTGCGAAGCCCCCAGGCTCTTATCTCTGCTCATGACCGCATGTTTTTGTGCCCCTTCAGCTTGGTTTATCCGAAGCTCTTCAGCCGCTGCAGCGAGCAGGACATGTGGCAGTTCCTAGGGGACCCCAGGACCAGCTGCCTGCTGAATGTCCCCAGGGCGGATGAGTTGTACGGGGGGCCGGTGTGCGGGAACCAGTTTGTGGAGCGGGGAGAGCAGTGTGACTGCGGTACACCAGAGGTATGGATGCTCTCTGAGGGCCCAGGAaggagggtgggcagcagggaccTGAGGCCTGTCATTCGGGCTCGGAAAATGTTGTGCAAGCCTCTTCACTGGACCCTGTGCTTTGCAAGACTCATCTTCCTTATGTTCCTGATGCTTCTGCTGAAAAACAACTTATGGCGGGTTCGTTAACCTGGACGTGTGCCCTCCCCCCCACGCCACCCCACGTAGCTGGAGCAGGAGCATGCCTAGGAAAGATGGACATCCCAACAGGATGTCCCCCGAAGAGGTGATCCAGGAAGGGGGACATCATGGCACGTTGTCCTTTCAATAGCTCAGCTTTTCCTCGTCCCTTGTGGCCCTAGGGGGAGATCTGAGACAAACGGCCAGGTGGTGTCTCTGGGATAAATCCCTGTGTCACAGGCCTGCTCTGGGACCTGAAGGGATGCTCCCCTGATGCAGAGAGCACAGAGATCCTCCTGTTTTCTACTTCCTGGAGGTGTGCAAAGGGTGCTACCAAGGAGCAATGACTCACGTCAGGAcccatcttctgaaaaaaaatctcttcttttcctttgatttggtGTTGGTCATGGGAGTAAAGGGGCAGCGGTAACGATTCACACCTGGGATGATGCTGTGGTTTTGCCCCATGGTTTAGCCCATGGAAGCTACAGTGCTGTTGGCCCTTGGTTACGCGACAGCTGGGCCCCCtccaagaggaaggaaaatggtcTTTAAAGGGGGGCTTTCGGGAGTGTTTCAGTCCCTCCCTATCTTCCAGGAGTGCTCCGACCGCTGCTGCAATGCCACCACTTGTCAGCTGAGAGAGGGAGCCGAGTGCGCCCaggggagctgctgccaggaCTGCAAGGTACCGCTGCCAGCCAGGGGACcagcctggcagggaagggggctgGTGGGTGCACAGTCCTGCCCTAGGCTCCTCCAGTGCTTCCCAGTAGATGCAAGGTGTGTCCATAGCCCACTAGAAAGCCTGAAGGACCTCTGTAGTAGCCTGCCCAGAGCCAAATGCACCCAATGGTTCGGGTGGGAATCATGCTTTCTGTTCAGTGCTCTCACTACATGGACAGTAGCATCTTGGGTGGGGAGTGTTCAGGAATGTAAAGCAGCCTCTGTTTCTGGCATCCTGGAGCCCAGATCCCTTGGTCTGTTAGCTTAGGTGCAGGATGAAAAGTGTTGAAGAACTGGGCAATGTTCACAAGGGATCAATGTGCTCCATTTGTCGAAGAGAAAGTTAAGAATTACATGCATTGGTTCCTGCACAAGGGCATAAGAAATgccctagggaggaataaccccacgcacctggagagcagctccgcagagagggacctgggagtcctggtggacaacaagttgaccacgaggcagcaatgtgcccttgtagccaagaaggccaatggtctcctagagtgcattaaaaagagtgtggccagcaggtggagggaggtcaccctcctcctctgctctgccctggtgaggccacatctgcagtgctgtgtccagttctgggctccccagttcaagaaagacagggaactgctggagagagtccagtgaagggctaggagatgatcaagggactggagcagctctctgatgaggaaaggctgaaagacctggggctgtttagcctggagaagagaagactgagaggggacctcaccaatgcttatcaatatctaaagggtgggtgtcaggaggatggggccagactcttttcagtggtgcccggcgacaggacaaggggcaacaggcacaaactggaacacagggaattccatatgaacatgaggaaaaacttctttcctttgagggtgatggagcactggaagaggctgcctggagaggctgtggagtctccttctctggagatgttcaaaacctgcctggatgcattcctgtccagcctgctctgggtgaccctgctttggcggggggattggactagatgatctccaaaggtccctgcCATTTCAGGAaacctatgattctgtgaagagaTTCTGGAAGAGGACCCCAGGTCAAATCCAGACTAAAAGCAAACCACAAGGTGTTGCCTGCAGGGCAAGGTTTAACTAGGGGAAGACCCAGTCAGAGGCCTGACAGGTGTCTGTCCGGTGCCATAGCTCGGCCAATAGTAAATGTCTTTGTGCCAGAGTGGCACAAGCTGCCGTGTCTGGATCTGTTGGGTGCTGGGAGGTGTTTTGAAGACCAGGGTGCTTCTTCTGTGGATCTGGGGATGCAAGAGCATTGAGGCAGTGCTGACATCCCCTTTTCTGTGCAGGTGAAAGCTGCTGGTGTGCTCTGCCGGGCCAGCAAGAATGACTGCGACCTGCCCGAACACTGCACTGGCTTCAGTGCCGAGTGCCCGGAGGATGTTTTCCAGGAGAATGGCATCCCCTGCCAGAACGGCAATGGCTACTGCTACAATGGGGCTTGCCCCTCTCACAGCGAGCAGTGCCGTGCGCTCTGGGGTGCAGGTAGCTGCTCCCCGACCCTGCTCACCCCTCTTTCCCCCACCACGCTGGGTGATCGCCTGCAGCCCTGGCTTCTTGGGCCAGGGCATTGCTAGGCTGTCGTCCCCTCCTGCATCCCTAGCTATGGCTGCTGACCCCAAAGTGCGGCCATTGGTGTTGGTGCACCTGACCCTTTCCATGTCCCGCAGAGGCCCGGGTGGCTCCTGATGTTTGCTTTAAGCGCAACAGTGAGCAACACCTTCACCTCCACTGCCTCACCAAGTACGGGAAGCGGCCCTGCAGCCCCAAGTAAGGagctggggaggtggggtgggtgtCCATGTCGAGCGACAGCACCGTGGGGCCAAGCAAAGCTCCACAGCCCTGTGCCACCTCTGCCACTGGTGCTCATGGCTGCTTCCCCCGCAGGGATGTGAAATGCGGCACGCTGCTGTGCCTGAGCGACAACACCAGCCCTGTCCTTGGCAGTGGCTCCTACTCCCTCTTCTTTGGACGCTTCAAGTGCAAGGCAGTCATTGCCGGCAGCGACGCCAACGAGGTGATGGCCAAGCTCAGGCTGGTGCCCACCGGTGCCAAGTGTGGAGAGGAGATGGTGAGTGGGCCGGCTGCTGTGCCGGGTTGGCAGGGGGGAGATGACTGCCAGCCACAGCACAATGGAGCAGCCTCCgagcccccctgcctgcccccaggtCTGCTACGCTGGTCGCTGCCAGAACCTCCTCGTCTACGGCGACAAGAACTGCTCAGCCAAGTGCAACAACCACGGGGTATGCTGCGAGATCATCCTCTCCCGGAGCAGCTGTGGGACCCAGGGCAGCAGTCCCAGCCCCTACTGTGTGTGTGCGCCACCCTGACGCTTTCCTCCCTCATCCCAGGTGTGCAATCACAAGCGGGAGTGTCACTGTGAGCCAGGCTGGGCAGCGCCCTACTGCGAGCAGAAGATTTCAGGGATGGCGGCAGGTACGGCACACCCACCCTGTGCATGGCCAGCACCAGCTTACCTCAGCCCGATGCCAGGGAGGGAGCCTGGCGATGGGAGTCGGGCTCCATCCCCACAGTGCCAGAGGTGCCCGTCCTGATGCCGAGCGGGTTTCCACAGGGAGCAGCAGCGTGGTCTTGGTGGCAGTGCCGGCTGTGCTGGCACTCTCCGGCATCCTGCTGGGCAGTGGCGTCATGCTTCTCAGAGGCAGGGGGACCAGACGCTTCCAGAAAGGGTaattcccctctcctctgccccaggCTGAGCTCAGCGGGGGGTGGCCCAGAGCTCAGTCCCACATCGTTC
The sequence above is drawn from the Chroicocephalus ridibundus chromosome 6, bChrRid1.1, whole genome shotgun sequence genome and encodes:
- the ADAM8 gene encoding disintegrin and metalloproteinase domain-containing protein 8 isoform X1, with translation MAPPLLRLLLLLLLLLVHGATARLEEKLIHVEKYEMVTPRNMPVPREKRDLSALPQSTYPDRVLYSIRAEGSDYLLWLEKNKELLGQHYTETHYSADGTEITEQPDVQDHCLYQGHVRGYADSAASISTCGGLSGFFRVNETTFLLEPLEEDAAGQHAVYRAAHLRGKRGTCPESGATLEYDHEPRIPAAMKLYRWKSAPLHKGPRYVELVLVVDNEEFRKHKDLRTVQNRMKEVVNHVDKLYQPLRLRVALIGLEVWSHKDKIVVSPNPEVTLDNFLHWREAELLRRKPHDNAQLITGIDFHGTTVGLAKKLVMCTRDSGGVNQDHSMNPFGAASTMAHEMGHNLGMSHDEDIAGCQCPVPKDDGGCVMAASVGLVYPKLFSRCSEQDMWQFLGDPRTSCLLNVPRADELYGGPVCGNQFVERGEQCDCGTPEECSDRCCNATTCQLREGAECAQGSCCQDCKVKAAGVLCRASKNDCDLPEHCTGFSAECPEDVFQENGIPCQNGNGYCYNGACPSHSEQCRALWGAEARVAPDVCFKRNSEQHLHLHCLTKYGKRPCSPKDVKCGTLLCLSDNTSPVLGSGSYSLFFGRFKCKAVIAGSDANEVMAKLRLVPTGAKCGEEMVCYAGRCQNLLVYGDKNCSAKCNNHGVCNHKRECHCEPGWAAPYCEQKISGMAAGSSSVVLVAVPAVLALSGILLGSGVMLLRGRGTRRFQKGRTSGEPAASLADPLFQEGRRTPRPHRQLSRRDIGHPNLLSSTAAPGDAQPLGPCHPAPQVREPKGDLAWGRNGWSGGRAASHPRFLLTLQPPELVPKVTSPASPGQPLQVKPKPPSKPLPPLKSKALCNGNGLPGLALPCPLMTTPMVLQQGIPPKVALKPPPPARR
- the ADAM8 gene encoding disintegrin and metalloproteinase domain-containing protein 8 isoform X2, which translates into the protein MAPPLLRLLLLLLLLLVHGATARLEEKLIHVEKYEMVTPRNMPVPREKRDLSALPQSTYPDRVLYSIRAEGSDYLLWLEKNKELLGQHYTETHYSADGTEITEQPDVQDHCLYQGHVRGYADSAASISTCGGLSGFFRVNETTFLLEPLEEDAAGQHAVYRAAHLRGKRGTCPESGATLEYDHEPRIPAAMKLYRWKSAPLHKGPRYVELVLVVDNEEFRKHKDLRTVQNRMKEVVNHVDKLYQPLRLRVALIGLEVWSHKDKIVVSPNPEVTLDNFLHWREAELLRRKPHDNAQLITGIDFHGTTVGLAKKLVMCTRDSGGVNQDHSMNPFGAASTMAHEMGHNLGMSHDEDIAGCQCPVPKDDGGCVMAASVGLVYPKLFSRCSEQDMWQFLGDPRTSCLLNVPRADELYGGPVCGNQFVERGEQCDCGTPEECSDRCCNATTCQLREGAECAQGSCCQDCKVKAAGVLCRASKNDCDLPEHCTGFSAECPEDVFQENGIPCQNGNGYCYNGACPSHSEQCRALWGAEARVAPDVCFKRNSEQHLHLHCLTKYGKRPCSPKDVKCGTLLCLSDNTSPVLGSGSYSLFFGRFKCKAVIAGSDANEVMAKLRLVPTGAKCGEEMVCYAGRCQNLLVYGDKNCSAKCNNHGVCNHKRECHCEPGWAAPYCEQKISGMAAGSSSVVLVAVPAVLALSGILLGSGVMLLRGRGTRRFQKGRTSGEPAASLADPLFQEGRRTPRPHRQLSRRDIGHPNLLSSTAAPGDAQPLGPCHPAPQPPELVPKVTSPASPGQPLQVKPKPPSKPLPPLKSKALCNGNGLPGLALPCPLMTTPMVLQQGIPPKVALKPPPPARR
- the ADAM8 gene encoding disintegrin and metalloproteinase domain-containing protein 8 isoform X3, producing the protein MAPPLLRLLLLLLLLLVHGATARLEEKLIHVEKYEMVTPRNMPVPREKRDLSALPSTYPDRVLYSIRAEGSDYLLWLEKNKELLGQHYTETHYSADGTEITEQPDVQDHCLYQGHVRGYADSAASISTCGGLSGFFRVNETTFLLEPLEEDAAGQHAVYRAAHLRGKRGTCPESGATLEYDHEPRIPAAMKLYRWKSAPLHKGPRYVELVLVVDNEEFRKHKDLRTVQNRMKEVVNHVDKLYQPLRLRVALIGLEVWSHKDKIVVSPNPEVTLDNFLHWREAELLRRKPHDNAQLITGIDFHGTTVGLAKKLVMCTRDSGGVNQDHSMNPFGAASTMAHEMGHNLGMSHDEDIAGCQCPVPKDDGGCVMAASVGLVYPKLFSRCSEQDMWQFLGDPRTSCLLNVPRADELYGGPVCGNQFVERGEQCDCGTPEECSDRCCNATTCQLREGAECAQGSCCQDCKVKAAGVLCRASKNDCDLPEHCTGFSAECPEDVFQENGIPCQNGNGYCYNGACPSHSEQCRALWGAEARVAPDVCFKRNSEQHLHLHCLTKYGKRPCSPKDVKCGTLLCLSDNTSPVLGSGSYSLFFGRFKCKAVIAGSDANEVMAKLRLVPTGAKCGEEMVCYAGRCQNLLVYGDKNCSAKCNNHGVCNHKRECHCEPGWAAPYCEQKISGMAAGSSSVVLVAVPAVLALSGILLGSGVMLLRGRGTRRFQKGRTSGEPAASLADPLFQEGRRTPRPHRQLSRRDIGHPNLLSSTAAPGDAQPLGPCHPAPQPPELVPKVTSPASPGQPLQVKPKPPSKPLPPLKSKALCNGNGLPGLALPCPLMTTPMVLQQGIPPKVALKPPPPARR